A window of Zingiber officinale cultivar Zhangliang chromosome 5A, Zo_v1.1, whole genome shotgun sequence contains these coding sequences:
- the LOC121980484 gene encoding dnaJ homolog subfamily B member 1-like: MGVDYYNILKVNRNATDDDLKKTYRRLAMQWHPDKNPNNKKEAEAKFKQISEAYEVLSDPNKRAIYDQYGEEGLKGMPPPGSQSATSNGTTCPSNFKFNPRDAEDIFAEIFGSNNPFGFESMNRAKSTKYQRDGNGTFGGFGRTNSTFRPYAEGPAGPSSSQPRKPPAVENNLPCSLEELYTGSKRKMKISRNVLQSNGRTTVETEILTIEIKPGWKKGTRITFPNKGNEQVNRLSADLVFIVDEKPHDVYKRDGNDLQVHQKISLVDALAGTTIKLKTLDGRDLSVKVTDVVIPGYELVIAKEGMPIAKEPNNKGNLIIKFDVKFPSRLTPGQRGDIRRVLGA, from the exons ATGGGAGTTGATTATTACAACATATTGAAAGTGAATCGGAATGCCACCGACGATGACCTTAAGAAGACATACCGCCGGCTGGCGATGCAATGGCACCCGGATAAGAATCCAAATAATAAGAAGGAGGCAGAGGCCAAGTTCAAGCAGATCTCTGAGGCATACGAG GTGCTAAGTGATCCAAATAAACGGGCAATATATGATCAGTATGGAGAAGAGGGCTTGAAGGGCATGCCTCCTCCTGGTTCACAAAGTGCTACATCGAATGGCACAACTTGTCCTAGTAACTTTAAGTTTAATCCTCGTGATGCTGAAGATATCTTTGCAGAAATTTTTGGGAGCAACAATCCTTTTGGTTTTGAATCCATGAACCGTGCAAAATCTACGAAGTATCAAAGAGATGGGAATGGTACATTTGGTGGTTTTGGTAGGACAAATAGTACTTTCAGGCCATATGCTGAGGGACCTGCTGGTCCAAGCAGTAGCCAGCCAAGGAAACCACCAGCTGTAGAGAACAACCTACCTTGCAGCCTTGAAGAGCTCTACACTGGATCCAAAAGGAAGATGAAGATCTCCAGGAATGTCTTACAATCTAATGG ACGGACTACTGTGGAAACAGAGATTCTAACTATTGAAATCAAGCCTGGATGGAAAAAAGGCACCAGGATAACTTTTCCGAACAAAGGAAATGAACAAGTGAACCGACTCTCAGCTGATCTTGTCTTCATTGTTGATGAGAAGCCACATGATGTTTATAAGCGGGACGGCAATGATCTCCAAGTCCACCAGAAAATCTCTTTGGTTGATGCACTTGCTGGGACTACAATAAAGTTGAAGACTCTTGATGGCCGCGATTTGTCGGTCAAGGTTACCGATGTAGTAATCCCTGGCTATGAACTTGTCATTGCAAAGGAGGGGATGCCAATTGCTAAGGAACCAAACAACAAAGGTAACTTAATTATCAAGTTTGATGTGAAGTTCCCATCGAGGTTGACACCAGGCCAGCGAGGTGATATCCGACGTGTCCTAGGAGCTTGA